A genomic stretch from Doryrhamphus excisus isolate RoL2022-K1 chromosome 23, RoL_Dexc_1.0, whole genome shotgun sequence includes:
- the tmco6 gene encoding transmembrane and coiled-coil domain-containing protein 6, which produces MWRLGRVGHKAGRAGYSLEEFRLKRREHEKALRQARRDKQLVSKRLLLNEDEVQQEATMEFYSDEKDVVSLFHKLQHNNPERETHLKTLTQFLRDPSAQLHFIKQENSIHLLVGLLTGSNTRFRFQSLRCLHELSHSPQPNMASACLPATPYLLTYLSGQSTRFTELCLYTLGNLCPDSDVVREKLLAQGIIPALASCIENQKHNMAVVEAVGFTLSQLLQTKEASSKIIPSVLASCLPTRLLAALIPDQNFSLGAAIECAWCLHYLTCSSENHGALLSCEALLPCSTLIVSLGGAATQGNKEDGLELLVCPLLRCTANLLSSRTPDETRFRLSDVDLAAALCTLLQTYAHTRPALARDSAWVLNNLTAQSSLFCSALLTLNLVPGLLQLLPFSQGINAMILRVLANVAHKKKDFCIQLARVGLLSSLLATLKMADHEVLILSMDILYMLLASHPQVVEDFGRQGGLSLLETFQYYSEADVRRRAAYLLERHLKDTGSGVMSL; this is translated from the exons ATGTGGAGGTTAGGTAGAGTCGGCCATAAAGCTGGCCGAGCAGGGTACAGCTTGGAGGAGTTCCGGTTAAAGAGGCGGGAGCACGAAAAAG CTCTTCGTCAGGCCCGCAGAGACAAGCAACTGGTGAGCAAAAGACTTCTTCTAAATGAAGATGAAGTTCAGCAAGAAGCCACCATGGAATTCTACTCAGATGAGAAG GATGTTGTCAGCTTGTTCCATAAACTTCAACACAACAATCCAGAGAGGGAAACCCACCTCAAAACCTTGACTCAATTTCTTCGTGACCCTTCGGCTCAACTCCACTTTATCAA GCAAGAAAACAGTATCCACCTCCTGGTTGGCCTCCTCACCGGCTCCAACACTCGGTTCCGCTTCCAGTCTCTCCGCTGTCTCCATGAGCTGTCTCACTCTCCTCAACCTAATATGGCTTCAGCTTGTCTCCCCGCCACCCCTTATCTCCTCACATATCTATCTGGACAAAGCACCAGGTTTACT GAGCTTTGTCTCTACACGCTTGGTAACTTGTGCCCGGACAGTGACGTTGTGAGAGAGAAACTTCTGGCTCAGGGAATCATACCGGCGCTTGCAAGCTGTATAGAG AACCAGAAGCATAATATGGCGGTGGTGGAAGCTGTGGGCTTCACTCTTTCTCAGCTTCTCCAAACCAAAGAAGCATCAAGCAAAATAATCCC GTCCGTTCTGGCCTCCTGTTTACCTACACGCCTTTTAGCAGCCCTGATACCCGACCAGAATTTTTCACTGGGCGCTGCCAtcgagtgtgcatggtgtttGCATTACCTTACGTGCAG ttcTGAGAATCATGGAGCACTGTTGTCTTGTGAAGCACTGTTGCCATGCAGTACCTTGATAGTGTCACTGGGTGGTGCTGCTACGCAAGGAAACAAAGAGGATGGCCTAGAACTG CTTGTCTGCCCTCTGCTGAGGTGCACGGCCAACCTGCTGTCTTCCCGCACGCCCGATGAGACGAGGTTTCGTCTGAGTGATGTGGATCTCGCGGCCGCTCTGTGCACGCTGCTTCAGACGTACGCGCACACTCGACCCGCGTTGGCCAGAGATAGCGCCTGGGTCCTCAACAACCTCACAG CTCAGTCCAGTCTGTTCTGTTCGGCCCTGCTGACTCTCAACTTGGTCCCCGGGCTTCTCCAGCTTCTACCGTTCTCTCAGGGCATCAACGCAATG ATTCTAAGAGTTCTggcaaatgtggcccacaagaAAAAGGACTTCTGCATCCAGCTGGCCCGGGTTGGGCTGCTTTCTTCCCTCTTAGCCACACTCAAAATGGCCGATCACGAGGTGCTGATTCTTAGTATGGACATCCTTTATATGCTGCTTGCTAGTCATCCTCAA GTGGTGGAGGACTTTGGAAGACAAGGCGGCCTTTCGCTTTTAGAAACTTTTCAATACTACAGCGAAGCAGACGTGAGGCGAAGGGCAGCGTACCTCCTGGAGCGCCACTTGAAGGATACGGGCAGTGGCGTCATGTCGTTATGA
- the tcof1 gene encoding nucleolar and coiled-body phosphoprotein 1, with amino-acid sequence MSVNASKQQLIPLIYRHLEEHGFHSAAEELQRHNPQSFGGDNSAASTSLQEIYSSWLKHSKNRHSKSNGEASTSAKAASKKAKKPAKKPQKQKSVAPKREKKDDKVSENATPAKRLKKQEKVVDHGDGDSDSDSSLDVEKWKKLVLQMTEVDVAKMDTINALDSSTPNKRVRKPPTKLKINTSVKKNTKEKAATKEPTKSSPHEKTPQRKTSTENPISLSSTTATSSSKKTPKKEKLNSLIPAEEKTDKKRKKNKEDSASKVKQSKKEKNTTNNKTVDLNAVEKPLENTTICNEQYLQSWNQSIALENVGNAEEFPRKEKKSKKKQKEALNSLNTSDIILKDKKPKKKKKTKEDIFDGDGTSELTTKEKKTPKKKKTLDDVPENVEEANGNEEMSPSMDSSGADARDKKSKKKRKSHTVEAQRDKSPNEEAIVPNENANATIEDTPEPNTETKKKKKKKKKKLLDTTLPLFTLDTPCPPSVKKKKKSKKEPGDVPATPTTNAT; translated from the exons ATGTCTGTGAACGCGTCCAAACAACAGCTGATCCCGCTCATTTATCGCCATTTGGAGGAGCATGGTTTCCACTCGGCTGCAGAAGAGCTTCAGAGGCACAACCCACAG AGTTTTGGGGGAGATAATTCGGCGGCATCGACATCATTACAAGAGATTTACAGTTCCTGGTTAAA GCACTCAAAGAACCGACACTCCAAGTCGAATGGAGAAGCATCGACTTCAGCTAAAG CCGCTTCCAAGAAGGCGAAGAAACCTGCAAAAAAGCCCCAGAAACAGAAA TCCGTTGCaccaaaaagggagaaaaaagatGACAAGGTGTCAGAAAACGCCACACCGGCGAAAAGACTAAAGAAGCAAGAAAAAGTCGTGGATCACGGTGATGGCGATTCTGACTCTGACAGCAGTTTGGACGTCGAGAAATGGAAGAAACTGGTTCTACAAATGACAG AGGTTGACGTGGCCAAAATGGACACCATCAACGCTTTGGACTCTTCCACACCCAATAAGAGAGTCAGGAAACCTCCGACTAAGCTGAAAATTAACACATCTGTTAAAAAGAACACCAAGGAGAAGGCGGCGACAAAAGAACCAACCAAGTCAAGTCCGCACGAGAAGACCCCACAAAGAAAAACCTCGACAGAAAATCCGATATCATTAAGTAGCACGACAGCTACATCTTCATCGAAAAAGACACCAAAGAAGGAAAAGTTGAACTCTTTGATTCCCGCTGAAGAAAAAACAgacaagaaaagaaagaaaaacaaagaggaTTCAGCCAGCAAAGTTAAACagagtaaaaaagaaaaaaacaccaccaaTAATAAAACTGTGGACTTGAACGCTGTTGAAAAACCTTTAGAGAATACAACAATCTGTAATGAGCAGTATCTCCAATCCTGGAATCAAAGCATAGCGTTGGAGAACGTAGGGAACGCCGAGGAATTCCcaaggaaagaaaagaaatcaaagaaaaagcaaaaggaGGCTCTAAACTCTCTGAATACTTCAGACATCATTTTAAAAGACAAGAaacccaagaagaagaaaaagaccaAGGAGGACATATTTGATGGCGATGGAACTTCTGAGCTCACAACCAAGGAGAAGAAAacaccaaagaaaaaaaagacgctTGATGACGTGCCGGAAAATGTCGAGGAAGCAAACGGGAATGAGGAGATGTCTCCTAGCATGGACAGTTCCGGTGCTGATGCGAGAGACAAAAAatcaaagaagaagagaaagagtcATACCGTGGAGGCACAGAGAGACAAATCTCCTAATGAGGAAGCCATTGTTCCGAATGAAAATGCGAATGCCACCATAGAAGACACACCCGAACCGAACACAgaaacgaagaagaagaagaagaagaagaagaagaaactttTGGATACCACATTACCTCTGTTCACCCTGGATACCCCTTGTCCGCCATCTGTGAAAAAGAAAA AGAAGAGTAAAAAGGAGCCAGGCGACGTTCCAGCAACACCTACCACCAACGCAACATGA
- the arsia gene encoding arylsulfatase I, whose amino-acid sequence MATTALTGFSMMSLLSLGYLSWDLMSPNQVEKEPGQTFGRGSLGPKPPHIIFIMTDDQGFNDIGYHSSDIKTPVLDKLAADGVKLENYYIQPICTPSRSQLITGRYQIHTGLQHSIIRPRQPNCLPFQHVTLPQRLQELGYSTHMVGKWHLGFYKKECLPTRRGFDTYFGSLTGSVNYYTYNSCDGPGLCGFDLHEDETVAWDQRGKYSTHLYTQRVRKILASHDPLSQPLFIYLSFQAVHTPLQSPREYIYPYRGLGNVARRKYAAMVSAVDEAVRNVTYALRKYGYYQNSVIIFSTDNGGQPLSGGSNWPLRGRKGTYWEGGVRGLGFVHSPLLRKKRRVSKALVHITDWYPTLVRLAGGNESLTKGVDGYDVWEAISEEKESPRLEILHNIDPLYNRARSGSLQKGYGIWNTAVQASIRAGDWKLLTGDPGYGDWTPPPMLPSFPGSWWNLERHTESRKSVWLFNITGDPYERYDLSGKRPDVVKELMARLVYYNRTAVPVRYPSEDLRADPSLNGGAWVPWVGDEEEESWDTFYPRKNKDWKKNLKLSHSKSFFRRLNTRIMSNRI is encoded by the exons ATGGCTACAACAGCTTTGACCGGTTTCTCCATGATGAGTCTGCTCAGCCTCGGATACCTGTCATGGGATCTGATGAGTCCGAATCAGGTGGAAAAAGAGCCGGGTCAGACTTTTGGTAGGGGGTCACTCGGTCCAAAGCCTCCTCACATAATCTTCATTATGACAGATGATCAAGGATTCAACGACATCGGCTATCACAGTTCTGATATTAAGACTCCGGTATTGGATAAGCTGGCTGCTGATGGGGTGAAACTGGAGAATTATTACATCCAACCCATTTGCACGCCGTCCCGCAGCCAACTCATCACTGGCAG GTACCAGATTCACACAGGCCTTCAACACTCCATCATCCGGCCCCGCCAGCCCAACTGCCTCCCCTTCCAACACGTCACGCTCCCTCAGAGGCTGCAGGAGCTCGGCTACTCCACCCACATGGTGGGGAAGTGGCACTTGGGTTTTTACAAGAAGGAGTGTCTGCCAACACGGCGCGGCTTTGACACATATTTCGGCTCCCTGACCGGTAGCGTCAACTACTACACCTACAACTCCTGCGACggtcctggtctgtgtggttTTGATCTCCACGAGGACGAAACCGTAGCCTGGGATCAGAGGGGTAAATACTCCACCCATTTGTACACGCAAAGGGTCCGCAAGATCCTAGCGTCACATGATCCGTTATCCCAGCCGCTCTTTATCTACCTTTCCTTCCAAGCCGTTCACACCCCGCTGCAGTCCCCGCGGGAGTACATCTATCCATACCGTGGGCTCGGCAACGTGGCTCGCAGGAAGTACGCCGCTATGGTCTCTGCCGTGGACGAGGCAGTTCGGAATGTAACATACGCCCTCCGAAAGTATGGTTACTACCAAAACAGTGTCATTATCTTTTCAACAGACAATGGCGGCCAGCCGTTGTCCGGTGGCAGCAACTGGCCCCTCAGGGGGCGTAAGGGCACCTACTGGGAAGGTGGAGTCCGAGGTCTGGGATTTGTCCACAGCCCTCTATTAAGAAAGAAGAGGCGGGTTAGTAAAGCCCTGGTGCACATTACCGACTGGTATCCCACCCTGGTACGACTAGCAGGTGGCAACGAGTCCCTAACAAAGGGGGTGGATGGGTATGATGTTTGGGAAGCTATTAGTGAGGAGAAGGAATCTCCCAGATTGGAGATCCTCCACAACATAGACCCTCTCTATAACCGAGCTCGGAGCGGCTCCCTGCAGAAAGGATATGGGATTTGGAATACAGCCGTGCAAGCCTCCATCCGAGCCGGAGACTGGAAACTTCTGACTGGAGATCCCGGTTACGGAGACTGGACGCCACCGCCGATGCTTCCGAGCTTCCCGGGAAGCTGGTGGAACCTGGAGCGGCACACAGAATCCAGGAAATCAGTATGGCTATTCAACATCACCGGAGATCCTTACGAACGTTACGACCTTTCCGGGAAGAGACCAGATGTTGTCAAAGAGTTGATGGCGAGACTGGTGTACTACAACCGCACTGCCGTGCCAGTGCGTTACCCGTCAGAGGATCTGCGGGCTGACCCCAGCCTGAATGGGGGCGCCTGGGTCCCCTGGGTGggagatgaggaagaggaaagCTGGGACACTTTTTATCCGCGGAAGAATAAAGACTGGAAGAAGAATCTGAAACTGTCTCATAGTAAATCCTTCTTCAGGAGACTCAACACTCGGATCATGTCCAATAGGATATGA